Proteins found in one Microbacterium sp. LWS13-1.2 genomic segment:
- a CDS encoding fumarylacetoacetate hydrolase family protein — translation MRIANRQGRAILVRDGDAAHLEAADIETATAGRFSSDPAHAFERWDELAAWFTESGSAVAGWEPIEASHLGPPSPSPRQIFAIGVNYSAHADETGIAVPEHPMVFTKFASALTGPETQVSLPTETVDWEIELVVVIGRQGANIPADAAWDHIAGLTVGQDISERTLQMAGKFPQFSLAKSYPGFAPTGPVVVSLDEFDDLNAIPLRATVNGRVVQEGSTAQLIFGIPTLIERISAVCTLYPGDLIFTGTPDGVGMGRTPPVYLKPGDELVSEVPGVGILRQTFEKN, via the coding sequence ATGCGAATAGCCAATCGGCAAGGGCGTGCCATACTCGTCCGCGACGGCGACGCTGCACACCTCGAGGCTGCAGACATAGAGACCGCGACCGCGGGGCGGTTCTCATCAGACCCGGCCCACGCGTTCGAACGCTGGGACGAACTCGCCGCCTGGTTCACCGAGTCCGGATCTGCCGTTGCAGGGTGGGAGCCGATTGAGGCTTCGCATCTGGGGCCGCCAAGTCCCTCGCCCCGCCAGATCTTCGCGATCGGGGTCAACTACTCCGCGCACGCCGATGAGACCGGCATCGCCGTTCCCGAGCATCCGATGGTCTTCACCAAGTTCGCCTCGGCGCTGACCGGGCCCGAGACTCAGGTGTCGTTGCCAACCGAGACGGTCGACTGGGAGATCGAGTTGGTCGTTGTGATCGGCCGGCAGGGTGCGAACATCCCCGCCGACGCCGCGTGGGATCACATTGCCGGACTGACGGTTGGTCAAGACATCTCGGAACGCACATTGCAGATGGCGGGGAAGTTCCCGCAGTTCAGCCTCGCCAAGTCCTATCCCGGATTCGCGCCGACCGGCCCCGTCGTCGTTTCGCTCGACGAGTTTGACGACCTGAACGCGATCCCGCTGCGTGCCACGGTGAACGGGCGCGTGGTGCAGGAAGGCTCCACGGCACAGCTGATCTTCGGCATCCCGACCCTCATCGAACGGATCTCTGCCGTCTGCACGCTTTATCCGGGCGATCTGATCTTTACGGGCACCCCCGACGGCGTCGGGATGGGCCGTACTCCTCCGGTGTACCTGAAGCCCGGCGATGAGCTGGTCAGTGAGGTGCCCGGCGTCGGCATCTTGCGTCAGACGTTCGAGAAGAACTGA
- a CDS encoding glycoside hydrolase family 3 N-terminal domain-containing protein has translation MISVPEFRRIVVMGVAGAGKTTIGRALAEALDVAFMDADDLHHPSNVSKMSAGVPLEDNEKQPPRCCSDNTTNKRRKDPVNTSPTNQPLLGARSRLILQVDGLSFKDLNGNGMLDPYEDWRLPVEVRVRDLLGRMTRSEKIGMMLITSHYMGKSRIIGDPTQGILNSHEKWSTENFWADEGSSFRHFDQPVLEYVGSEKAILELGLRYLIVRDNPRSDDLATWVNALQELAESSTHGIPVVMVSNPRNHVSDVTIFGIAEAADQMSRWPGELGLAATRDAGLVEEFGRLAARQWRAAGITKGYMYMADIVTEPRWSRASGTFGDDPGLAADMIAAVTRGFQGSRLSNSSVSLTTKHFPGGGPRDRGHDPHFHHGRLQPYPTEGSLYRYHLPVFAAAIEAGTTSVMPYYATTVNSRSAPQLKGSRPFDEVGFGFDRYLIEEVLRGELGFTGYVNSDTGISTGMPWGVEDLSRPERFAKAIDAGVNVFSGDGNPRHLLDAVEQGLVTDFQLDTSVSFLLAEMFELGLFENPYVDPALAQAVAEDREIQSLADTAHRRSIVLLRNDASLLPLSTPETRLYAEVFTGTGAEEETARFRREVEAALEPGADIALTDSVESATHAVLWVRPAMSVLNDRSGKEMSIELDAETGIDRQRIVSIEERIPTILVVNFTNPWLIDSIAPAAAAVVGTFGVLTDALVDVLRGTVTPTGRLPYTIPADADAVEGKAPDIPGAAEPEHYAYTDAVGARYEFGYGLTRF, from the coding sequence GTGATCAGCGTGCCGGAGTTCCGTCGCATCGTCGTGATGGGGGTCGCGGGTGCGGGTAAGACCACGATCGGACGGGCACTGGCGGAGGCCCTTGACGTGGCCTTCATGGACGCCGACGACCTACATCACCCGTCGAATGTCAGCAAGATGTCTGCCGGCGTGCCGCTCGAAGACAATGAAAAGCAACCACCACGTTGTTGTAGTGACAACACGACCAACAAGCGGCGAAAGGATCCCGTGAACACTTCACCGACGAATCAACCACTGCTCGGCGCTCGATCCCGACTGATCCTGCAGGTGGACGGCTTGTCGTTCAAGGATCTCAACGGCAACGGCATGCTGGACCCGTACGAGGACTGGCGACTCCCAGTAGAGGTCCGCGTCCGAGACCTGCTCGGGCGGATGACCCGATCCGAGAAGATCGGCATGATGCTCATCACCTCCCACTACATGGGGAAGTCCCGGATCATCGGCGACCCGACGCAAGGCATCCTCAACTCCCACGAGAAGTGGTCGACCGAGAACTTCTGGGCCGACGAAGGCTCAAGCTTCCGGCACTTCGACCAGCCCGTGCTCGAATACGTCGGCAGCGAGAAAGCGATCCTCGAGCTGGGCCTGCGCTACCTGATCGTGCGGGACAACCCGCGTTCCGACGACCTCGCTACCTGGGTGAACGCCCTGCAAGAGCTCGCGGAGTCATCGACCCACGGCATCCCCGTCGTCATGGTGAGCAACCCGCGCAACCACGTGTCGGACGTGACGATCTTCGGCATCGCTGAGGCCGCCGACCAGATGTCGCGCTGGCCGGGTGAGCTGGGGCTCGCGGCGACGCGGGACGCCGGTCTGGTCGAGGAGTTCGGGCGGCTCGCGGCGCGGCAGTGGCGTGCGGCGGGAATCACCAAGGGCTACATGTACATGGCCGACATCGTCACCGAGCCGCGCTGGTCCCGCGCGTCCGGTACCTTCGGCGATGACCCGGGGCTCGCCGCCGACATGATCGCGGCTGTCACGCGGGGCTTTCAAGGTTCCCGGCTCAGCAACTCCTCGGTCTCGCTGACCACCAAGCACTTCCCCGGCGGAGGTCCTCGTGATCGGGGCCACGATCCGCACTTTCACCACGGACGCCTCCAGCCGTATCCGACCGAGGGAAGCCTGTACCGGTACCACCTTCCCGTCTTCGCGGCGGCAATCGAGGCCGGTACCACGTCAGTGATGCCGTACTACGCGACGACCGTCAACTCGCGTTCCGCGCCGCAGCTGAAGGGCAGCCGGCCCTTCGACGAGGTGGGATTCGGCTTCGACCGCTACCTCATCGAAGAGGTGCTGCGCGGTGAGTTGGGCTTCACCGGGTACGTCAACTCTGACACCGGGATCTCGACCGGCATGCCGTGGGGTGTGGAAGACCTGAGCCGGCCCGAGCGGTTCGCTAAGGCGATCGACGCCGGCGTGAACGTCTTCTCGGGCGACGGCAATCCGAGGCACCTCCTGGATGCGGTGGAGCAGGGGCTCGTGACCGACTTTCAGCTCGACACCAGTGTGTCATTCCTCCTTGCCGAGATGTTCGAGCTCGGTCTCTTCGAGAACCCGTACGTCGACCCCGCCCTGGCTCAGGCCGTCGCCGAGGACCGCGAGATCCAGTCACTCGCCGACACGGCGCACCGCCGGTCGATCGTGCTGCTGCGCAACGATGCGAGTCTGTTGCCGCTCTCGACGCCCGAGACCCGCCTCTACGCCGAGGTGTTCACGGGCACGGGAGCGGAAGAAGAGACCGCGCGCTTCCGGCGCGAGGTCGAGGCGGCGCTCGAACCCGGCGCCGACATCGCGCTGACGGACTCCGTCGAGTCGGCCACGCACGCCGTGCTCTGGGTGCGTCCCGCCATGTCGGTGCTCAACGACCGCTCCGGCAAGGAGATGTCGATCGAGCTGGACGCCGAGACCGGTATCGACCGTCAACGCATCGTGAGCATCGAGGAGCGGATCCCGACGATCCTGGTGGTGAACTTCACCAATCCGTGGCTGATCGACTCGATCGCGCCCGCGGCAGCCGCGGTGGTCGGCACCTTCGGCGTTCTCACCGACGCGCTCGTCGACGTTCTCCGCGGCACCGTCACCCCCACGGGCCGGCTTCCGTACACCATCCCAGCCGACGCGGATGCCGTAGAAGGCAAGGCCCCCGACATCCCGGGTGCGGCCGAACCGGAGCACTACGCGTACACGGATGCCGTCGGCGCCCGCTACGAGTTCGGGTACGGGCTCACCCGCTTCTAG
- the manD gene encoding D-mannonate dehydratase ManD has protein sequence MIIEKAEVIVTSPDRNFVTLKLTTDDGFTGLGDATLNGRELAVVTYLTEHVVPLLIGADASRIEDTWQFLYRSAYWRRGPVTMAAIASVDMALWDIKGKAAGMPVYQLLGGASRNGLMAYGHASGKELPELFDSIRSHQEQGYKAIRVQTGVPTLKAIYGIAAQGADVGDATVRYDHEPARRGAKPVEEDWDTRAYLNHLPGVFEAVRNEFGPDIPLLHDGHHRMTPIQAARLGKDLEPYDLFWLEDCTPAENQEALRLVRQHTTTPLAIGEIFNTIWDFKDIIRDQLIDYVRGAVTHMGGITSLKKTLDYAAMYQIKSGMHGPTDISPVGMAAAMHLGLSIHNFGIQEYMRHGAKTDQVFQQSFTWTDGYLHPGDNPGLGVELNVDEAGKYPYAQAYLPYNRLLDGTVHDW, from the coding sequence ATGATCATCGAAAAGGCAGAAGTCATCGTGACCAGCCCCGACCGCAACTTCGTCACGCTCAAGCTCACGACCGACGATGGATTCACCGGGCTCGGCGACGCGACCCTGAATGGTCGCGAGCTGGCCGTGGTCACCTACCTGACCGAGCACGTGGTGCCGCTGCTGATCGGTGCCGATGCGTCGCGGATCGAGGACACTTGGCAGTTCCTGTACCGCTCGGCGTACTGGCGGCGGGGCCCGGTCACGATGGCGGCGATCGCCTCGGTCGACATGGCGCTCTGGGACATCAAGGGCAAGGCGGCCGGGATGCCGGTGTACCAGCTGCTCGGCGGCGCTTCGCGCAACGGCCTGATGGCGTACGGGCACGCGTCCGGCAAGGAGCTGCCCGAGCTGTTCGACTCGATCCGCTCCCACCAGGAGCAGGGCTACAAGGCCATCCGGGTGCAGACCGGTGTCCCGACGCTGAAGGCGATCTACGGCATCGCCGCGCAGGGCGCCGACGTCGGTGACGCGACGGTCCGCTACGACCACGAGCCGGCGCGCCGCGGCGCGAAGCCCGTCGAAGAGGACTGGGACACCCGCGCCTACCTCAACCACCTGCCGGGCGTGTTCGAGGCCGTCCGCAATGAGTTCGGCCCCGACATCCCGCTGCTGCACGACGGTCATCACCGGATGACGCCGATCCAGGCGGCGCGGCTCGGCAAGGACCTGGAGCCGTACGACCTGTTCTGGCTGGAGGATTGCACGCCGGCCGAGAACCAGGAGGCTCTTCGCCTGGTGCGCCAGCACACCACGACGCCGCTCGCGATCGGCGAGATCTTCAACACGATCTGGGACTTCAAAGACATCATCCGCGACCAGCTCATCGACTACGTCCGCGGGGCCGTCACCCACATGGGCGGCATCACGTCGCTGAAGAAGACGCTCGACTACGCCGCGATGTACCAGATCAAGTCGGGCATGCACGGGCCGACCGACATCTCGCCGGTGGGAATGGCCGCGGCGATGCACCTCGGGCTGTCGATCCACAACTTCGGCATCCAGGAGTACATGAGGCACGGTGCCAAGACCGACCAGGTGTTCCAGCAGTCGTTCACCTGGACCGACGGCTACCTGCACCCCGGCGACAACCCCGGTCTCGGTGTCGAGCTCAACGTCGATGAAGCCGGCAAGTACCCCTACGCGCAGGCCTACCTGCCGTACAACCGCCTGCTCGACGGCACCGTGCACGACTGGTGA
- a CDS encoding mannitol dehydrogenase family protein, with translation MTDLTSEPGRPPRPVRIVHIGLGRFFRAHQAWYTARATDAADWGIAAFTVRSPRAAEQLAAQDFSYPLTVRGPDGDTEELIDSVVAAHDGADLDALRRYLASPDVAVITLTVTEGGYGLDANGDPDLADVEVQNDLDALRAGATTAQTVLGRLLLGLDARRRADAGPIAIVPCDNIPDNGAFVARGVTGFAARVDSSLADWIRSHVSFVSTSVDRITPQAPSGEIVTEPFTEWVLAGEFPAGRPHWESAGARFVDDIEPWENRKLWLLNGAHCILAFTGIPKGLETVADAITDPECLALVEDFWSEAVACLPPGTEHEDYREQLVARFANPRIVHRLSQIATGATSKVQFRFAAVAERMLDAGRAPAATAQATAAWIDWLDTGPSESDPRADELAAAAATDATVLALIEVLSPRLAASESFVARVRAATATHPDGFAVPSSPRRAS, from the coding sequence GTGACAGACCTCACCTCCGAGCCGGGCCGCCCTCCGCGGCCGGTGCGCATCGTGCACATCGGGTTGGGCCGGTTCTTCCGTGCCCACCAGGCCTGGTACACAGCCAGGGCGACGGATGCCGCCGACTGGGGGATCGCAGCGTTCACGGTCCGCAGTCCCCGGGCAGCGGAACAGCTCGCAGCCCAGGACTTCTCCTACCCGCTCACCGTTCGGGGACCCGACGGTGACACGGAGGAGCTCATCGACAGCGTCGTCGCCGCGCACGACGGCGCGGATCTCGACGCGCTCCGTCGCTACCTGGCCTCCCCGGACGTGGCGGTGATAACGCTCACCGTCACCGAAGGCGGATACGGGCTCGACGCCAACGGCGACCCCGACCTCGCCGACGTCGAGGTGCAGAACGATCTCGATGCACTGCGAGCCGGCGCGACCACCGCTCAGACGGTGCTCGGCCGCCTGCTCCTCGGCCTCGATGCCCGCCGACGGGCCGACGCCGGACCGATCGCGATCGTGCCGTGCGACAACATCCCAGACAACGGCGCCTTCGTGGCGCGCGGAGTGACCGGGTTCGCCGCGCGGGTCGACAGCAGCCTGGCGGACTGGATCCGCTCGCACGTCTCATTCGTGAGCACGTCGGTAGACCGCATCACCCCCCAGGCGCCCTCGGGTGAGATCGTGACTGAGCCGTTCACCGAATGGGTGCTGGCCGGGGAGTTCCCCGCCGGGCGGCCGCACTGGGAGAGTGCCGGCGCCCGCTTCGTCGACGATATCGAGCCATGGGAGAACCGCAAGCTCTGGCTCCTCAACGGCGCGCACTGCATCCTCGCCTTCACCGGCATCCCGAAGGGGCTCGAGACGGTGGCGGACGCGATCACCGACCCGGAATGTCTCGCGCTGGTCGAGGACTTCTGGTCCGAAGCCGTCGCCTGCCTCCCACCCGGCACGGAGCACGAGGACTACCGGGAGCAGCTTGTCGCCCGATTCGCTAACCCCCGCATCGTCCACCGGCTCAGCCAGATCGCGACGGGAGCGACCTCCAAGGTGCAGTTCCGCTTCGCCGCGGTGGCCGAGCGCATGCTCGATGCGGGCCGCGCTCCCGCTGCCACGGCCCAGGCGACTGCGGCCTGGATCGACTGGCTCGACACCGGACCCTCCGAATCGGACCCGCGCGCGGACGAGCTCGCCGCGGCCGCGGCAACCGACGCTACGGTTCTCGCCCTCATCGAGGTCCTCTCTCCCCGGCTCGCGGCCTCCGAATCGTTCGTCGCGCGCGTGCGCGCTGCGACAGCCACGCACCCCGACGGGTTCGCCGTTCCCTCATCCCCACGGAGAGCATCATGA